The genomic stretch CTCAGGGTGGGAGCAGAGATTGACTACCAACAGAGACAACGGAACTTATGGGGATAgtggaaatattctaaaacttgAGTTGTGGTGATGGAATCGTACACTTACGTACAATGGATGAATTTtacaatatgtaaattatacctcaataaagcttttttaagtacaaaaaaaatcccttccaaAAAGTCCCCTTTAGTAACAttatcaaattattattattattcagtgtTGAATAATTTAGGTCGatatttctctcatttccaaACCAGGTGGCAGATATTGAACACATGCATTTATTGGTCTCTTTCTAAAGTGAGATTAATGAGATGAGAAGACAAGGACAAAGATGGTATAAGagataataaaatcaaatttgagGAAGCAGAAAAGCACAAGGAAGCCTGGTAACTGAAATCCTTATCCAGCAATGGCAAAAGCCAAGAAGCATTATTTTTACCACAGAACGTCCAAAATATTCAAGAATTGGCAGCATCAGTGAGAGTAAAAATTACACTAAATAAAGGATGATTGGCTGAAGATCTACTTAAGAAGCGATAAGACCCACAGATAACTTCATTTCACATAGCTGAGCAACTGTCCCTCTCCTACCTAACAATCAccatttttatttcctggaaaaagtaaaacagaggGTCTCTGAAGTGGGGGGAACACCATGCACAGTGAAGACCAAAGTACCATACTGAAAacaagaggattttttttaagttagttttattttattttattttattttattttattttgagagagaaagagagagcatgagagggagagagagaatcccaagcagactctggctgtcagctcagagcccaactcagggctctatctcataaactgtgagatcatgacctgagctgaagtcaagagtcagacactgaactgactgaaccacccagatgcccccaaaagaGGATTAAGCAAAGTCTCTCAACCGAATATTAGGACCCTAGCTTACTTCTCCCAGAATGACCAGAATGCTGTTTATCAGATTTATATTCGCCCTAGTCCAAAAGAACCTTGGGAGAAATCAAACCAGCCAGAGGACAGGTCTAAAGATGCAGGCAACAGAAGTTCCCTCAAATAACTGGCTCATCCAGATCACCCTTCAGTGAATCTCATAGTTTGCCAGTGCTACTCATAGGTTTCAAATAACATGAAATAGGACTAGACAACCAAAAATCACTAGATAACTGAGGAACGTTTctaatgtgaaaaaagaaaaaccaaatcaaaagaacaattcagaagaaaccaagactaaacagaaatgaaaacttttttaatattacaaatattctCAGCAAGATAAAAGATATTTAATCcaagaaaataactttatatttttaaaggaacaatCATAATGAGAAATAGCCTATGGAGGGGCTCAATGGATTGaccgtccgactcttgattttggctcaggtcatgctctcacagtcgtgggactaagccccacattgggctcctcactgagtgtaagcctgcttgagattctctctctccttctgcccctccgccctgctcacatgctctctctctctctctctctctctctctcaaataaaattttaaggggtacctgcgtggctcagttaagcatccgacttcggctcaggtgctgggaaaactggagagcaacatgcagaagaatgaacctggaccactttcttacaccatacataaaaataaactcaaaatggatgaaagacctaaatgtaagacaggaagacatcaaaatccttgaggagaaagcaggcaaaaacctctgtaatcttggccgcagcaacttcttactcaacacgtctctgaaggcaagggaaacaaaagcaaaaatgaattactgggacctcatcaaaataaaagctagtgcacagcaaaggaaaaaatcagcaaaactaaaaggcaaccgacagaatgggagaagatatttgcaaatgacatatcagaaaaagggttagtatccaaaatctataaagaaattatcaaactcaacatccaaaaaataaataatccactgaagaaatgggcaaaagacatgaatagacacttctccaaggaagacatccagatggccaaccgacacatgagaaaatgctcaacatcactcatcatcagggaaacacaaatcaaaaccacaatgagataccacctcacacctgtcagaatggctaacattaacaactcaggcaacaacagatgttggcgaggatgtggagaaagaggatctcctttgcattgttggtgggaatgcaagctggtgcagccactctggaaaacagtatggaggtttctcaaaaaaccaaaaatagaactatcctaggacccagtaattgcactactaggcatctatccaagggatacaggtgtgctgtttcaagggacacatgcacccccatgtttatagcagcactatcaacaatagccaaagtctggaaagagcccaaatgtccattgatggatgaatggataaagaagatgtggtatatacataNNNNNNNNNNNNNNNNNNNNNNNNNNNNNNNNNNNNNNNNNNNNNNNNNNNNNNNNNNNNNNNNNNNNNNNNNNNNNNNNNNNNNNNNNNNNNNNNNNNNNNNNNNNNNNNNNNNNNNNNNNNNNNNNNNNNNNNNNNNNNNNNNNNNNNNNNNNNNNNNNNNNNNNNNNNNNNNNNNNNNNNNNNNNNNNNNNNNNNNNNNNNNNNNNNNNNNNNNNNNNNNNNNNNNNNNNNNNNNNNNNNNNNNNNNNNNNNNNNNNNNNNNNNNNNNNNNNNNNNNNNNNNNNNNNNNNNNNNNNNNNNNNNNNNNNNNNNNNNNNNNNNNNNNNNNNNNNNNNNNNNNNNNNNNNNNNNNNNNNNNNNNNNNNNNNNNNNNNNNNNNNNNNNNNNNNNNNNNNNNatataatggagtattactcggcaatcaaaaagaatgaaatcttgccatttgcaactatgcggatggaactggagggtattatgctaagtgaaattagtcagagaaagacaaaaatcattatgacttcactcatataaggattttaagagacaaaacagatgaacataagggaagggaaacaaaaacaatataaaaacaaggagggggacaaaacagaagagactcataaatatggagaacaaactgagggttatgggaggttACTAactagggggatgggctaaatgggtagggggcactaaggaatctactcccgaaatcattgttgcactatatgctaactaacttggatgtaaataaaaaataaataaaacttttaaaaagaaggtcaCTACCTAATGCTACAAGGGTCAACTcgaaaggaagacataaaaattatgaatacatatacatacaacattgaagcacctaaatatgtaaaacaaatattaacgaacctgaaaggagaaattgacagcaatacaataatagtaggctTCATGCCCTGCTTGCAATAATAGAACATCCAGatagaaaaatcagtaaaaagtGGACTAGAACAGTGTGTAGCAAGCAGACATCTACACTATGGACCTAATAGACATCTACAAAATTCTTCAcccagcagcagaatacacattcctctcaAGTGTACTGGGgtagatcacatgttaggtcacaaacAAGCCTTAACAAAGTTaagatcaaaatcataccatgTATCTCTTCTGATCACAATGAAATGAAACTAGGAGTCAATAACAGCAAGACAATGGAAAATGCATAAGTACACGGAAACTGAATAACACACTCTTGAATAAACACTGGGTCAAACGGGAAATCAAAAGGGAATTCAAAAactatcttgagacaaatgaaagcaaaacacaACTTACCAAACCTTATGTAGTGAAAGCAATACTAAGAGGGACGTTTATAGTGACAAACACGTATATTTAAAAAGATCTGAAATAAACAACCTACAGTGtcacacctcaaggaactagaaaaaagaataaactaaaccaagttagcagaaggaaagaaagaataaagatcagagcagaagttAAACAAATAGAGAATAGGggagaaaaagcaacaaaactaaaagtcgggtttttttgaaaaaataaaaccggcaaaaattaaaaaaaaataaaaccggcacttagctagactaagaataaaagaagactcaaaatcagaaatgaaaaaggagacattacaatgcctgtctcagaaacaaaaaaggaTCATTAGggactattatgaacaattatattcATGCAAATTGGATGACctagaagaagtggataaattcctagaagcatacaaCCTACCAAAGATGAATCACGAAGAAATAGGAAGCCTGAACAGGACAGTAACAAATTATTAAGGAGGCTGAAGTAGCAATCAAatacctcccaacaaagaaaaacccaggacCAGAAGGTTTTACTGCTGAATATTACCAAAGACTCCAATAAGAATTAATAccagtatttcttaaaattttccaagaaataaaaggaaaggaaatacttgtaaatttattttatgagtatcaccttgataccaaagccagataaagacaccactaggggaaagaaaaaaaaaacaaaaaacaaaaacaaaactataggcCAGTagctctgatgaacacagatgcaaaacccctcaataaaatgctagcaaaccaaattcataAGCACGTCAAAAAGATTATACACCGTGACCAACTGTGATTTATTGCTGGGATGCAAAGTTATCTtcacatatgcaaatcaatcaatatgatataccacattaacagaatgaaagataaaaccCACATGATGTTCTCAATAGGCGCcaaaagagcatttgacaaagttcaacatccatttgtgatGAAAACGCTGAACAAAATAAGTGCAAAAGGAAATTTCCTCAACACAACAAAGGCCATTTGTGAAAAGTCACACCTAACATCATAAGCAATagggaaaaattgaaagcttttcctctaagatctggtagaaggcaaggatgcccactcttgctcCTTCTATTCAACAAAATACAGCCTGTACTAGCAAAAGCAAtcagaacaacagcaacaaaaaaggtggggggtatggaataaaaggtatccaaagcagaaataaagaaataaaattatcactgtttgcagatgacatgatcctctatgtagaaaactctaaagacttcacacacacacacacacacacattagaactaataaatttaCTGaaattgcagaatacaaaatcaacatacaaaatgagttacacatttttttttcaagttggcatcacacctagcacagagcccaacacaggacttgaactcatgactctgagatcaagaccctgagattaagagtcagacaattttttttaatgtttatttatttttgggagagagagagagagaaagacagagcgtgagcaggggaggggcagtgagagggagacacagaatccaaagcagactccaggctctgagctaacagcagagagcccactgcatggctggaacccacgaaccgtgagatcatgacctgagccaaagtcagacgcttaaccgactgagccacccaggcacccctcccaccaTTTAGTTTTAACCGACATTAATATTTTGTATAGATATctgttctgttgtctttttttaattatttttaatgtttttatttatttttgagagagagagagcaagcaagcaggggaggggcagagagtgagagagacacagaatgggaagcaggctccaggctctgagctgtcagcacagagcccaaggcagggctcgaactcatgaacccagagatcacGATATGAATGGAAGTCAGaagctcgactgagccacccaggtaccctaagagtcagacacttaactaggccacctaggcaccccaccctgaggtgatgaatgttaactaaacttattgtggtaatcattcagtgatatatacatatatcaaatcattatgttgtatgcctaaaactaatacagtgttatatgtcaagtATATGTCAGTAAAACTAGGGGAAaataccatcaccacaatccaacATAAATACTAGaaccatttaaataaattgaatgctaaaaataaaaaacgttcaGCTTCTCCAAGAATTCAGCAGGAATtctattattgatatattttagcTAAAATCTATGTTACTATCTGCTTGTAGAATATGGTGTCAGAGAACATTCTTGGTGTCTCATAAAACTGAAAGTGTGTTAAgtttaaacataaaatcaaaattaaagtttaaaattaaaaaaatgaaatggtttgTATATAGAatgaaatatcattcagcctttgAAAAGGAGATCCTGTCATTTCCAACAACAAGGATAAACCTGGatgacattatgctgagtgaaataagctagaagcagaaaaaaagctgCCACGATCTCGATTATGTAGCatcttaaaaagacaaatacctagTAGCGGAGAGTAGAATGGTGGATAGCAGGCACAAGGaggtggaggaaatggggagatattggtcaaagggtacaaagttgcaGTTTTGTAGGATGAGTAAGTGTAGATCTCTAACCTACCACATGATGACAATATTATAGTTAGCAGTTAATACTCTATGGAACACTGAAAATGTGCTGAGAGGAGATATCAGGTGCTCTCACCACATAGAAACAATTATATGTTAGTTGGACTAAGGTAACCATTTCATTctatcaaatcatgttgtacaccttaaatatgtacaatttaggggcgcctgggtggctcagtctattaagcgtccCTCTcattggctcaagtcacgatctcatggttggttgagttcgagccccccatcggactctgtgctggcagtgcggagctttcttgggattctcgctctctctccttctctctctctagtaaataaacttaaaattttttttaatacattttaaaataagtacaatGTATATTtcgaaaaaatagacaaattgcaTTGCATCATTCAATAGATGTGTAAGTTGGTGAGCTTCCGTTTACTCACTTGGAAACAGGGTTGTTTATTCATAGGGTTATCGTGAGGATTGAGCTACTGCACGGGTTCCACATAGTAATTTCCTAGAGTTTTGGAATTCTGAAGTCGGAGGTTACCGGAAAAGCAGTTGTGAGAAAGGGACTTGCTTCCAAGCGGAAAAGGCACTAGCTGGGAATCAGTACATCTCTCAATAGGGATTTACTACCATCCCACTGTGTGGCACTGGGCAGTCACTTGACTTCCCCAagtctcactttcctcatctgtagtgTTCATTCGCCTTGCCCGGGTGCTCAGTAAACCAGGGAACCTGCGGAGGCCTCAGTGGGCTGAGTCCGGCCCTCGTCCACTTCACCTGTCTTCAGCGGGGCCTAACCCACGCCCCCAAGCACACCGCGCTCTGAAAGCGAGCTGTGGCTGCTGGGGTGTTTCGGCCACCAGATGGCAGCATCCTCCCAACCGACCGCACGCGAACACCTTGCAACCCTAAACcctatttaaaaaggaaaacgcGACACCGCAGTGCTGGGTTCccctttcattttatctttcgGGGGTGCTCCCTGCTTGGTTTCATTAAAAGAGCAGCTTCTCAAAGCTCGTGGGGCCGTGACTGCGGAGCGCGGGCGCTCTCGCGAGATCGCCGCCGGAAGTGGGTGGCAGCCGGGACGCCGCGGCTCCGCTCTCCGGAAGGCGAGCTTTTCTGCGAAGCTTTGCAGCCGCCTCCCCCAGGGCGCTCACCTCCGCGGAAGAGCTCGCCCCGCTGCGGCCTTTCCAGCCCAGATCGCTCGCTTTCTGCCTCCCCGACTGCACAGCTGCGCGGCCCGGCCTGCGGAGACCCCGCAAGCCCCGACCCCGCCCTCCCTCCGCGCTGCAGTTAGGCCGCGCCCTGAGGCCCAGTCCGCGGCGGCTCCGGCGGGTGATGCCAAATACAGCCATGAAGAAAAAGGTGCTGTTGATGGGGAAGAGCGGGTCGGGGAAGACCAGCATGCGCTCGATTATCTTTGCAAATTATATCGCTCGCGACACCCGGCGCCTAGGTGCCACCATTGATGTGGAGCACTCCCACGTCCGATTTCTAGGCAACCTGGTGCTCAACCTGTGGGACTGTGGCGGTCAGGACACCTTCATGGAAAATTACTTCACCAGCCAGCGAGACAACATTTTCCGTAATGTCGAGGTTTTGATTTACGTGTTTGACGTGGAGAGCCGCGAACTGGAAAAGGATATGCATTATTACCAGTCGTGTCTGGAGGCCATCCTCCAGAACTCTCCGGATGCCAAAATCTTCTGCCTGGTGCACAAAATGGATCTGGTTCAGGAGGATCAGCGTGACCTGATTtttaaagagagggaggaagacctGAGGCGTTTGTCTCGCCCACTGGAATGCGCTTGTTTTCGAACCTCCATCTGGGACGAAACGCTCTACAAAGCCTGGTCCAGTATCGTCTACCAGCTGATTCCCAATGTCCAGCAGCTGGAGATGAACCTAAGGAATTTTGCCCAAATTATCGAGGCGGACGAAGTCCTGCTGTTCGAGAGAGCTACGTTCTTGGTCATTTCCCATTACCAGTGCAAAGAGCAGCGTGACGTCCACCGGTTTGAGAAGATCAGCAACATCATTAAGCAGTTCAAGCTGAGCTGCAGTAAATTGGCCGCTTCCTTCCAGAGCATGGAAGTTCGGAATTCTAACTTCGCCGCTTTTATCGACATCTTCACATCGAACACGTACGTGATGGTTGTTATGTCGGATCCGTCGATCCCTTCTGCGGCTACCCTGATCAACATTCGCAATGCCAGGAAACACTTTGAGAAGCTTGAGAGAGTGGATGGGCCCAAGCACAGCCTCCTTATGCGTTGAATGTTGCCAAATGCTCTTTCAGAAAATGCTGAATTGCCTTCCCCCGCCCccgcatcttttttttttttttgtaatattcatAATTGTCGTGTGCTTAAAAGTGGGCTTTGAAATGTGTGCTGCTTACTACttccatctctttcttctctacacccccccgccccgtcttTAAACCTTGAACGCTATTTACTCAGCTATCCAGTAGACCTTCAAGATGGCCTTTCTGAAAAGTTGGTATGGTGTAACACTAAAGTaggtggtgtgtgtgcgtgtgcgtgttcTGATTACCTGGTTATAATAGATATACACATTAAAGCCTTTACAGTATCTTCCTGTATTCCTTTCAAGATTGCAAAGATGGAATGTTACTATTTTATCAGCAAggtattaaaatgcatttataaattCTTCTTGGCTTCGATCATGAATAAACATTCGCTGTTAGCAATTTAAAATACGgtcttatttgaaataatttgaaggtGGTTAAAATGTAATGTAAACCTAAAGGTTCTGATTGCCCACAAGTGTTGCTTAACTGGtgaatttaattttgtgattGAGCTCCTGTCACTTTAGCGATATTTCGCACCAGCTGTAAGCACAGCAATTAAAGAGTAGGGGCTCTGAGGCTACACCACCTAAGTTGAGTTTAttgtctcatttgtaaaatgtgggtAAGGCTAGCACTATTTAtagcattgtttaaaaaaaaaaaaaaaaagaaacttaaccTGGAAAGCTTTTAGAATGGTGCCTGACACTATGTTGTGTCAGCTGTGAATACTACCACCTGAGCCATTCTCTCTCTAACCGGCCCCCGATCACCTACTCCCAAATTACTAGACTGAAGCCTGGCTAAATAGCCCTTACTAAATGCcagatattcttaaaatatttgatgcgtattttcttctttaatccacACAACCTGGGGCAAATTACTTTTAATCTCTTAATAGGCAAGAAAATGGATATGACCTTATTAAGGTCATACAGCTGAACCCAAGCGGTATTGCAGACCTATCCCTGTCCTAACCATTACTCCCCACTACTTCATCCATTAACAGAAAAGttaatcataaaaatcctagattTTCAATTGTACAATCGTATCTTCCATATaatcccaattttacagatgaagtacGCCGCAGCCCAGTGAGTTAAGGGACTTCTCAATAGTGTTTCATTCACTACAGGCAAAATCACTTCCCCATCTTTATGTGGAAATTGGGTAATATTGAATCAGATTCTTAGATTACCAGTTTTTAGGAAAGGATTCCAAGGTTCCTAATTTGGACTGGCAATGCAGCATAGTGAAAtcagaaaacacttaaaacatcCTATTCCAACTGCCTTTTAATGAAGTCTGAGTGTTTTAGAGCCAAGACACCTCCGATCAACTCCTCTCACccctcattttagaaatgaagcattaccggggcacctgggtggctcagtcggttaagcggccgacttcggctcaggtcatgatctcgcggtccatgagtttgagccccgcgtcgggctctgtgctgacagctcagagcctggagcctgtttcagattctgtgtctccctctctctgaccctcccccgtttatgctctgtctcaaaaataaataaacgttaaaaaaaaataaaaaaataaaaaatgaagcattaCCTTTGTATACAGACATTAAATGTAAGTAATAGAGCTTTAGGATTTCCAAGGctttataaacttattttaacCCTTTATAGCAGCAGCTGTGGATGACAAAGTCCCTACccatgaagagaaagaaactatTCAGATATAAGTTATTAAACTATTCTAATTGGGGCCTTTTGCAGTAAGTTAGTATAAAGActccagattttaaaaactcttaaggacagatttcctttttaaaatcattttaaaatacacttagtaaatctaattaaaatggcagcaaaaaaaaaaaatacttttacctGAATCACTGATCCCGTTTCTTTTGTTGATCAAGTTACTGAtacacctttatttaaaaatttttagtttatttttgagagagagagagagagacacaatgcaagaggggggaggtgcagagagagagagggagacacaacctgaaagaggatccaggctctgagctgtgcacagagcccaaagcgggctcaaactccagaaccataaaatcatgacctgagctgaagtcagacccttaaccaactgagccacccaggcacccttctgaTATACCTTTATATGTGATCATCTTAGGATTTGCGGGGCATGGTTCTTTGATATTATATAGGAAATTCCAGAGCCAGGTGGTATAATATTGAGTGTTTATTCAAGACTATAGTAAGTAGAACATAGTTACAAATAGCCCCATAGAGGactcacaaatattttaaatttagcatGTGGACTTGACTTTCACGGTGCataaggagaaagaggaactaTTTATCTGCAACATAATGTGAAAGAGAATTTTACCTTTGCAAGTACttttacattaaagaaaatggccttaaatatttatttagtttagtaTACTaagagtagggaaaaaaaaaaaggtttcctttATAAAAGTCTCAAGAattcctgtggtttttttttttcctttaga from Panthera uncia isolate 11264 chromosome D4, Puncia_PCG_1.0, whole genome shotgun sequence encodes the following:
- the RRAGA gene encoding ras-related GTP-binding protein A; its protein translation is MPNTAMKKKVLLMGKSGSGKTSMRSIIFANYIARDTRRLGATIDVEHSHVRFLGNLVLNLWDCGGQDTFMENYFTSQRDNIFRNVEVLIYVFDVESRELEKDMHYYQSCLEAILQNSPDAKIFCLVHKMDLVQEDQRDLIFKEREEDLRRLSRPLECACFRTSIWDETLYKAWSSIVYQLIPNVQQLEMNLRNFAQIIEADEVLLFERATFLVISHYQCKEQRDVHRFEKISNIIKQFKLSCSKLAASFQSMEVRNSNFAAFIDIFTSNTYVMVVMSDPSIPSAATLINIRNARKHFEKLERVDGPKHSLLMR